One part of the Streptomyces lienomycini genome encodes these proteins:
- the rsmD gene encoding 16S rRNA (guanine(966)-N(2))-methyltransferase RsmD, with protein MTRVIAGKAGGRRLAVPPGTGTRPTSDRAREGLFSTWQSLLGGPLDGERVLDLYAGSGAVGLEALSRGAGHVLLVEADARAARTVRENAKAVGLPGAEVRAGKAEQIIRTPAPAEPYDVVFLDPPYAVSDDDLREILLTLRTEGWLAGEALVTVERSTRGGDFRWPHDFEAIRTRRYGEGTFWYGRAASTCEDAR; from the coding sequence ATGACCCGCGTGATCGCCGGCAAGGCCGGCGGACGTCGCCTGGCCGTCCCGCCGGGGACCGGAACCCGCCCCACCTCCGACCGCGCGCGCGAGGGCCTGTTCTCCACCTGGCAGTCCCTGCTCGGCGGCCCGCTGGACGGCGAGCGGGTCCTCGACCTGTACGCCGGGTCCGGCGCCGTCGGCCTGGAGGCGCTCTCCCGCGGCGCCGGGCACGTGCTGCTCGTCGAGGCCGACGCCCGCGCCGCCCGCACGGTCCGGGAGAACGCCAAGGCCGTCGGCCTGCCCGGCGCCGAGGTCAGGGCGGGCAAAGCGGAGCAGATCATCCGCACCCCGGCACCCGCGGAGCCGTACGACGTCGTCTTCCTGGACCCCCCGTACGCCGTCTCCGACGACGATCTTCGCGAGATCCTGCTCACACTCCGTACGGAGGGCTGGCTCGCCGGGGAAGCGCTCGTCACCGTGGAGCGCAGCACCAGGGGCGGCGACTTCCGCTGGCCGCACGACTTCGAAGCGATCCGGACCCGCCGCTACGGCGAGGGAACGTTTTGGTACGGTCGCGCCGCCTCTACGTGCGAAGACGCACGATGA
- the recG gene encoding ATP-dependent DNA helicase RecG, with the protein MDLVPALREPLKKVLGPATAKVMAEHLGLHTVGDLLHHYPRRYEERGQLTHLADLPMDEHVTVVAQVADARLHSFASSKAPRGKGQRLEVTITDGSGRLQLVFFGNGVHKPHKELLPGTRAMFAGKVSVFNRRLQLAHPAYELLRGGDDEDDAAESVESWAGALIPLYPATAKLESWKIGKAIQTVLPSAQEAVDPLPDSLRDGRGLVSLPEALLKIHRPHTKADVEDARARLKWDEAFVLQVALARRRHAETQLPAVPRKPGADGLLTAFDDRLPFTLTDGQQNVSREIFDDLATDHPMHRLLQGEVGSGKTLVALRAMLAVVDSGGQAVMLAPTEVLAQQHHRSVVEMMGELAEGGMLGGAEHATKVVLLTGSMGAAARRHALLDLATGEAGIVIGTHALIEDKVQFHDLGLVVVDEQHRFGVEQRDALRGKGKQPPHLLVMTATPIPRTVAMTVFGDLETSVLDQLPAGRSPIASHVVPAADKPHFLARAWERVREEVSNGHQAYVVCPRIGDEDDAPKKGAKQPGQSEQPPGGDAEKRPPLAVLDVADGLAKGPLQGLGVEILHGRMQPDDKDAVMRRFAAGETDVLVATTVIEVGVNVPNATAMVIMDADRFGVSQLHQLRGRVGRGSAPGLCLLVSEMPEASAARQRLNAVASTRDGFELSRIDLEQRREGDVLGQAQSGARTSLRVLAVIEDEEIIAEARQEAAAVVAADPELTGLPGLRTALEALLDDEREQYLEKG; encoded by the coding sequence ATGGATCTCGTGCCCGCACTGCGAGAACCCCTGAAGAAGGTGCTCGGCCCCGCCACCGCGAAGGTGATGGCCGAGCACCTCGGCCTGCACACCGTCGGCGACCTCCTCCACCACTACCCCCGCAGATACGAGGAGCGCGGCCAGCTCACCCACCTCGCCGACCTGCCCATGGACGAGCACGTCACGGTGGTGGCCCAGGTCGCCGACGCCCGCCTGCACTCCTTCGCCTCGTCGAAGGCCCCGCGCGGCAAGGGCCAGCGCCTGGAGGTGACCATCACGGACGGCAGCGGCCGCCTCCAACTGGTCTTCTTCGGCAACGGGGTCCACAAACCCCACAAGGAACTCCTGCCGGGCACCCGCGCGATGTTCGCCGGCAAGGTCTCCGTCTTCAACCGCCGACTGCAACTGGCCCACCCGGCGTACGAGTTGCTGCGCGGCGGTGACGACGAGGACGACGCGGCCGAGAGCGTCGAGTCGTGGGCGGGCGCCCTCATCCCCCTCTACCCGGCCACCGCCAAACTGGAGTCCTGGAAGATCGGCAAGGCGATCCAGACGGTGCTGCCCAGCGCCCAGGAGGCCGTCGACCCGCTCCCCGACTCCCTGCGCGACGGCAGGGGCCTGGTCTCCCTGCCCGAGGCCCTCCTCAAGATCCACCGCCCGCACACCAAGGCCGACGTCGAGGACGCCCGCGCCCGCCTGAAGTGGGACGAGGCCTTCGTCCTCCAGGTCGCCCTCGCGCGCCGCAGGCACGCCGAGACCCAACTCCCCGCCGTCCCGAGGAAGCCCGGCGCCGACGGGCTGCTCACCGCCTTCGACGACCGGCTCCCCTTCACCCTCACCGACGGCCAGCAGAACGTCTCCCGCGAGATCTTCGACGACCTCGCCACCGACCACCCGATGCACCGGCTGCTCCAGGGCGAGGTGGGCAGCGGCAAGACCCTGGTCGCCCTGCGCGCCATGCTCGCCGTCGTCGACTCCGGCGGGCAGGCCGTGATGCTGGCGCCCACCGAGGTGCTCGCCCAGCAGCACCACCGCTCCGTCGTCGAGATGATGGGCGAGCTGGCCGAGGGGGGAATGCTGGGCGGCGCCGAGCACGCCACCAAGGTGGTGCTGCTCACCGGGTCGATGGGCGCGGCAGCCCGCCGGCACGCCCTGCTCGACCTGGCCACCGGCGAGGCGGGCATCGTCATCGGCACCCACGCCCTGATCGAGGACAAGGTGCAGTTCCACGACCTCGGTCTGGTCGTCGTCGACGAACAGCACCGCTTCGGCGTCGAGCAGCGCGACGCCCTGCGCGGCAAGGGGAAGCAGCCCCCGCACCTGCTCGTGATGACCGCGACGCCCATCCCGCGCACCGTCGCGATGACCGTCTTCGGCGACCTGGAGACCTCGGTCCTCGACCAGCTCCCGGCCGGCCGGTCCCCGATCGCCAGCCACGTCGTCCCCGCCGCCGACAAGCCCCACTTCCTCGCCCGCGCCTGGGAACGCGTCCGCGAGGAGGTCTCCAACGGCCACCAGGCGTACGTCGTCTGCCCGCGCATCGGCGACGAGGACGACGCCCCGAAGAAGGGCGCCAAGCAGCCCGGACAGTCCGAGCAGCCGCCCGGGGGCGACGCCGAGAAGCGCCCCCCGCTGGCCGTCCTCGACGTCGCCGACGGCCTGGCCAAGGGCCCGCTCCAGGGACTCGGGGTGGAGATCCTGCACGGCCGGATGCAGCCCGACGACAAGGACGCGGTCATGCGCCGCTTCGCCGCCGGGGAGACCGACGTCCTGGTCGCCACCACCGTCATCGAGGTCGGCGTCAACGTCCCCAACGCCACCGCGATGGTGATCATGGACGCCGACCGCTTCGGCGTCTCCCAGCTCCACCAGCTGCGCGGCCGCGTGGGCCGCGGTTCCGCCCCCGGCCTGTGCCTGCTGGTCAGCGAGATGCCCGAGGCGAGCGCGGCCCGGCAGCGGCTGAACGCCGTCGCGAGCACCCGCGACGGCTTCGAGCTCTCCCGCATCGACCTCGAACAGCGCCGCGAGGGCGACGTCCTCGGACAGGCCCAGTCCGGCGCCCGCACCTCCCTGCGCGTGCTCGCCGTCATCGAGGACGAGGAGATCATCGCCGAGGCCAGACAGGAGGCGGCCGCGGTCGTCGCCGCCGACCCGGAGCTGACCGGCCTGCCGGGGCTGCGCACGGCCCTGGAGGCACTGCTGGACGACGAGCGGGAGCAGTACCTGGAGAAGGGTTGA
- the rnc gene encoding ribonuclease III → MRGTVSVPKKAEDAKADPPAKKKADTQASSHTLLEGRLGYQLESALLVRALTHRSYAYENGGLPTNERLEFLGDSVLGLVVTDTLYRTHPDLPEGQLAKLRAAVVNSRALAQVGRGLELGSFIRLGRGEEGTGGRDKASILADTLEAVIGAVYLDQGLDAASELVHRLFDPLIEKSSNLGAGLDWKTSLQELTATEGLGVPEYLVTETGPDHEKTFTAAARVGGVSYGTGTGRSKKEAEQQAAESAWRSIRAAADERAEATANAVDVHTDEASTSA, encoded by the coding sequence GTGAGAGGCACTGTGTCAGTCCCCAAGAAGGCGGAAGACGCCAAGGCGGACCCACCCGCCAAGAAGAAGGCGGACACCCAGGCCTCGTCCCACACGCTTCTGGAAGGGCGGCTCGGCTATCAGCTCGAGTCCGCCCTTCTGGTGCGTGCACTGACCCACCGTTCCTACGCGTACGAGAACGGCGGTCTGCCGACGAACGAGCGGCTGGAGTTCCTCGGTGACTCCGTCCTCGGCCTCGTCGTCACGGACACGCTGTACCGCACCCACCCCGACCTGCCCGAAGGCCAGCTGGCCAAGTTGCGGGCCGCGGTGGTCAACTCGCGTGCGCTGGCTCAGGTGGGCCGTGGGCTCGAACTGGGCTCCTTCATCCGGCTCGGCCGCGGTGAAGAGGGAACGGGCGGCCGGGACAAGGCGTCCATCCTCGCCGACACCCTCGAAGCGGTGATCGGCGCGGTCTATCTCGACCAGGGCCTCGACGCGGCCTCCGAACTGGTGCACCGCCTGTTCGACCCGCTGATCGAGAAGTCCTCGAACCTCGGTGCCGGCCTGGACTGGAAGACCAGCCTCCAGGAACTCACCGCGACCGAAGGGCTCGGCGTCCCCGAGTATCTGGTCACGGAGACCGGCCCGGACCACGAGAAGACCTTCACTGCTGCCGCCCGCGTCGGAGGCGTCTCGTACGGCACCGGCACCGGCCGCAGCAAGAAGGAGGCGGAGCAGCAGGCCGCGGAATCCGCGTGGCGGTCCATCCGGGCCGCGGCGGACGAGCGCGCCGAGGCGACGGCGAACGCCGTCGACGTGCACACCGACGAGGCGTCCACCTCCGCCTGA
- the coaD gene encoding pantetheine-phosphate adenylyltransferase, which yields MRRAVCPGSFDPITNGHLDIIARASSLYDEVYVAVMINQAKKGLFEIEERIDLIRQVTAEYGNVRVESFHGLLVDFCKQREIPAIVKGLRAVSDFDYELQMAQMNNGLSGVETLFIPTNPTYSFLSSSLVKEVATWGGDVAHLVPPLVLDVLSERLRKP from the coding sequence GTGCGCCGCGCCGTCTGTCCCGGGTCGTTCGACCCGATCACCAACGGACATCTCGACATCATCGCCCGTGCCTCCAGCCTCTACGACGAGGTCTACGTCGCGGTGATGATCAACCAGGCCAAGAAGGGCCTCTTCGAGATCGAGGAGCGGATCGACCTCATCCGCCAGGTCACCGCCGAGTACGGGAACGTCCGCGTGGAGTCCTTCCACGGCCTGCTGGTCGACTTCTGCAAGCAGCGCGAGATCCCCGCCATCGTCAAGGGCCTGCGCGCGGTCAGCGACTTCGACTACGAACTGCAGATGGCCCAGATGAACAACGGCCTCTCCGGCGTCGAGACCCTCTTCATCCCCACCAACCCGACGTACAGCTTCCTGTCGTCCTCCCTGGTCAAGGAGGTCGCGACCTGGGGCGGCGACGTGGCCCACCTGGTACCTCCGCTGGTCCTCGACGTCCTCTCCGAGCGCCTGAGGAAGCCCTGA
- a CDS encoding thiamine-phosphate kinase: MKGTVGELGEFGLIRELTSRLTTTPAVRVGPGDDAAVVAAPDRRVVASTDILVEGRHFRRDWSTAYDVGRKAAAQNLADIAAMGAVPTALLLGLVVPAELPVTWPTELMDGLRDECQVAGASVVGGDVVGGDTITVSITALGDLRNQEPVTRAGAQPGDLVAVTGWLGWSAAGFAVLSRGFRSPRAFVEAHRRPEPPYHAGPAAASLGATAMCDVSDGLIADLGHIAEASKVRIDVRSGQIDIPSQMNDIGQAVGVDPMQWVLTGGEDHAIVATFPPDVKLPARWKVIGEVLNPSALPQVTVDGAPWTSKGGWDHFGGDVES; encoded by the coding sequence ATGAAGGGCACTGTTGGTGAGCTGGGGGAGTTCGGGCTCATCAGGGAGCTCACCTCCCGTCTCACCACCACCCCCGCGGTCCGGGTCGGACCCGGCGACGACGCCGCGGTCGTGGCCGCGCCCGACCGCAGGGTCGTGGCCAGCACCGACATCCTCGTGGAGGGGCGGCACTTCCGCCGTGACTGGTCCACCGCGTACGACGTGGGCCGCAAGGCGGCGGCGCAGAACCTGGCCGACATCGCCGCCATGGGCGCGGTGCCGACCGCGCTGCTCCTCGGCCTGGTCGTGCCCGCCGAACTGCCGGTGACCTGGCCGACCGAGCTGATGGACGGGCTGCGCGACGAGTGCCAGGTCGCGGGCGCCTCCGTGGTCGGCGGAGACGTGGTGGGCGGCGACACCATCACCGTGTCCATCACGGCCCTGGGCGACCTGCGCAACCAGGAGCCCGTCACCCGGGCCGGCGCCCAACCCGGCGACCTCGTCGCGGTGACCGGCTGGCTGGGCTGGTCCGCGGCCGGGTTCGCCGTCCTCTCCCGGGGTTTCCGCTCGCCGCGCGCCTTCGTCGAGGCCCACCGCCGCCCCGAGCCGCCGTACCACGCCGGTCCGGCCGCCGCGAGCCTGGGCGCCACCGCCATGTGCGACGTGAGCGACGGGCTGATCGCCGACCTGGGGCACATCGCCGAGGCCAGCAAGGTCAGGATCGACGTGCGCTCCGGCCAGATCGACATCCCTTCCCAGATGAACGACATCGGGCAGGCCGTCGGTGTCGACCCCATGCAGTGGGTGCTCACCGGCGGCGAGGATCACGCGATCGTGGCGACCTTCCCGCCGGACGTGAAACTTCCCGCCCGCTGGAAGGTCATCGGCGAGGTCCTCAACCCCTCCGCGCTGCCCCAGGTGACCGTGGACGGGGCGCCGTGGACCAGCAAGGGCGGCTGGGACCACTTCGGCGGGGACGTGGAATCGTGA
- the rpmF gene encoding 50S ribosomal protein L32, with the protein MAVPKRKMSRSNTRHRRSQWKAAVPTLVACERCHEPKLQHIACPACGTYNKRQVLEV; encoded by the coding sequence GTGGCTGTTCCGAAGCGGAAGATGTCGCGCAGCAACACGCGCCACCGCCGGTCGCAGTGGAAGGCTGCGGTCCCCACCCTGGTTGCGTGCGAGCGCTGCCACGAGCCCAAGCTGCAGCACATCGCGTGCCCCGCTTGCGGCACGTACAACAAGCGTCAGGTCCTCGAGGTCTGA
- the thiD gene encoding bifunctional hydroxymethylpyrimidine kinase/phosphomethylpyrimidine kinase, giving the protein MTPPTVPPVVPPLVLTVAGSDSGGGAGIQADLKTMLALGTHGMSVLTAVTAQNSRGVQGAWELPVDAVRAQYRSVVDDIGVQAVKTGMLSSAELVETVAELLAGTDAPAVVDPVGVSKHGDALLAASALDSVRGSLLPVATVATPNLDEVAQLTGVRVESDTDLRRAAAAVLEYGPRWVLIKGGHLAGDAVDLLTDGSEEHWLRAPRLDNRHTHGTGCTLASAVACGLAKGQSVPEAVAAAKTYVTGAIASGFPLGAGIGPVDHGWALGRGPRTT; this is encoded by the coding sequence GTGACCCCGCCCACCGTCCCTCCCGTCGTCCCGCCCCTGGTGCTCACCGTGGCGGGCTCCGACTCCGGCGGCGGCGCCGGAATCCAGGCCGACCTGAAGACGATGCTCGCCCTCGGCACCCACGGCATGAGCGTCCTCACCGCGGTCACCGCGCAGAACTCCCGCGGCGTGCAGGGCGCCTGGGAACTGCCCGTGGACGCGGTGCGGGCCCAGTACCGCAGCGTCGTGGACGACATCGGCGTCCAGGCGGTCAAGACCGGCATGCTGTCCTCCGCGGAACTGGTCGAGACGGTCGCCGAGTTGCTCGCCGGCACCGACGCGCCCGCCGTCGTCGACCCGGTCGGCGTCTCCAAGCACGGGGACGCGCTCCTCGCCGCCTCCGCCCTGGACTCGGTGCGCGGCAGCCTGCTCCCGGTCGCCACCGTCGCCACGCCGAACCTCGACGAGGTCGCACAACTCACCGGCGTACGCGTCGAGTCCGACACCGATCTGCGCCGGGCCGCGGCGGCCGTCCTGGAGTACGGGCCGCGCTGGGTGCTGATCAAGGGCGGTCACCTGGCCGGCGACGCCGTCGACCTGCTCACCGACGGCTCCGAGGAGCACTGGCTGCGCGCTCCCCGCCTCGACAACCGCCACACCCACGGCACGGGCTGCACCCTGGCCTCGGCCGTGGCCTGCGGACTGGCGAAGGGGCAGTCGGTGCCGGAGGCGGTGGCGGCGGCCAAGACGTACGTCACCGGGGCGATCGCGTCCGGGTTCCCGCTCGGCGCCGGCATCGGCCCGGTGGACCACGGCTGGGCCCTCGGGCGGGGCCCCCGCACCACCTGA
- a CDS encoding Lrp/AsnC family transcriptional regulator, whose product MVQAYILIQTEVGKASTVAETISKLPGVIQAEDVTGPYDVIVRAQSDTVDELGRMVVAKVQQVDGITRTLTCPVVHL is encoded by the coding sequence GTGGTACAGGCGTACATCCTGATCCAGACGGAGGTCGGCAAGGCGTCGACCGTCGCCGAGACGATCAGCAAGCTCCCTGGAGTGATCCAGGCCGAGGACGTGACAGGACCCTATGACGTCATCGTCCGCGCCCAGTCCGACACCGTCGACGAACTGGGACGCATGGTGGTCGCCAAAGTCCAGCAAGTGGACGGCATCACCCGCACTCTGACCTGTCCGGTCGTCCATCTCTAG
- a CDS encoding YceD family protein produces the protein MVLNARLDHRDPLVFDTHELGRRPGALQRLTRTVDAPRDLGLQGVIGVPEGAPVELDLRLESVMEGVLVTGTARARAQGECVRCLEPVEQQLEADFQELFSYPDADDRGRPVAEPGDDAEDDEDRFFVEDGLIGLEPVLRDAVVLALPMQPVCQEDCQGLCSECGVRLSDDPDHHHDAVDIRWAALQGLAGSLGDGEKDEMSGDGSDSADAAEKQEK, from the coding sequence ATGGTTCTGAACGCGCGCCTCGACCACCGCGACCCCCTCGTGTTCGACACACACGAGCTGGGACGGCGGCCCGGTGCGCTCCAGCGCCTGACCCGCACGGTCGACGCTCCCAGGGACCTCGGTCTCCAGGGAGTCATCGGAGTGCCGGAAGGCGCCCCGGTGGAGCTCGATCTCCGGCTCGAGTCGGTCATGGAAGGGGTGCTCGTCACAGGCACCGCCCGTGCCAGGGCCCAGGGGGAGTGCGTAAGGTGTCTGGAGCCGGTCGAGCAGCAGCTCGAAGCGGACTTCCAGGAGCTGTTCTCGTACCCTGACGCCGACGACCGTGGCCGCCCCGTGGCGGAACCGGGCGACGACGCCGAGGACGACGAGGACAGGTTCTTCGTCGAGGACGGACTGATCGGCCTCGAACCCGTGCTGCGCGACGCGGTGGTGCTCGCACTGCCGATGCAGCCGGTGTGCCAGGAAGACTGCCAGGGTCTGTGCTCCGAGTGCGGAGTGCGCCTGTCGGACGACCCGGACCACCACCACGACGCCGTCGACATTCGTTGGGCGGCATTGCAGGGACTCGCCGGTTCACTCGGAGACGGCGAGAAGGACGAGATGAGCGGCGACGGGTCGGATTCCGCGGACGCCGCCGAGAAGCAGGAGAAGTAG
- a CDS encoding cell division initiation protein has translation MDVQNKLDEITATVSGARAMPMSASCVVNRAELLSMLEELRAQLPGSLAQAQELIGDREQMVAQARQEADRIIEGAHAERGSLIADTEVARRSQAEADRILAEARQEAEEVRAEADDYVDSKLANFEVVLTKTLGSVGRGREKLLGTGPGLDENGYEDEDAPERSHDPETLRRDADTYVDTKLGAFEAVLAKTLDAVGRGRQKLHGRIATDDLGALADDLTTVQHSSDADYLAGLAGLSDAPAEQTPQPAQPPYGEQQPVAAQLPAQAVPEMPAQEPAYGYAPQQPDPYAAYQQTYDAGQDPYGYQQQGADPYAYQYDGGQQAYDGQQGYAQPPQPQQPPHAPQAQPQALDETSLFDTSMISAEQLRAYEQGRGL, from the coding sequence GTGGACGTGCAGAACAAGCTCGACGAGATCACCGCGACGGTCTCCGGCGCCCGCGCCATGCCCATGTCGGCCTCGTGCGTGGTCAACCGCGCCGAACTGCTCTCGATGCTGGAAGAGCTGCGCGCGCAACTGCCCGGCTCCCTCGCCCAGGCGCAGGAGCTGATCGGCGACCGCGAGCAGATGGTCGCGCAGGCCCGCCAGGAGGCCGACCGGATCATCGAGGGCGCGCACGCCGAGCGCGGCTCCCTGATCGCCGACACCGAGGTCGCCCGCCGCTCCCAGGCCGAGGCCGACCGGATCCTCGCCGAGGCCCGCCAGGAGGCCGAGGAGGTCCGTGCCGAGGCCGACGACTACGTCGACTCCAAGCTCGCCAACTTCGAGGTCGTCCTCACCAAGACCCTCGGCTCCGTCGGCCGGGGCCGCGAGAAGCTCCTCGGTACCGGACCCGGCCTCGACGAGAACGGCTACGAGGACGAGGACGCCCCCGAGCGCAGCCACGACCCCGAGACGCTGCGCCGCGACGCCGACACCTACGTCGACACCAAGCTCGGCGCCTTCGAGGCGGTGCTGGCCAAGACCCTGGACGCGGTCGGCCGGGGCCGCCAGAAGCTGCACGGCCGGATCGCCACCGACGACCTCGGCGCCCTCGCGGACGACCTGACCACCGTCCAGCACTCCAGCGACGCCGACTACCTCGCCGGCCTCGCGGGCCTCTCCGACGCCCCGGCCGAGCAGACCCCACAGCCCGCGCAGCCCCCGTACGGCGAGCAGCAGCCCGTGGCGGCCCAGCTGCCGGCGCAGGCCGTTCCGGAGATGCCGGCGCAGGAACCGGCGTACGGCTACGCACCCCAGCAGCCCGACCCGTACGCCGCCTACCAGCAGACCTACGACGCCGGTCAGGACCCGTACGGCTACCAGCAGCAGGGCGCCGACCCGTACGCCTACCAGTACGACGGCGGGCAGCAGGCCTACGACGGACAGCAGGGCTACGCCCAGCCCCCGCAGCCGCAGCAGCCCCCGCACGCCCCGCAGGCCCAGCCGCAGGCGCTCGACGAGACCAGCCTCTTCGACACCAGCATGATCAGCGCCGAGCAGTTGCGGGCGTACGAGCAGGGCCGCGGACTCTAG
- the rpmB gene encoding 50S ribosomal protein L28, whose translation MAANCDVCGKGPGFGNNISHSHRRTSRRWNPNIQRVRTVVGGTPKRVNACTSCIKAGKVSR comes from the coding sequence GTGGCTGCCAACTGCGACGTCTGTGGCAAGGGGCCGGGCTTCGGCAACAACATCTCGCACTCGCACCGCCGTACGTCCCGTCGCTGGAACCCGAACATCCAGCGTGTACGTACCGTGGTCGGCGGGACGCCGAAGCGCGTGAACGCTTGCACCTCGTGCATCAAGGCCGGCAAGGTCTCGCGCTGA
- a CDS encoding DAK2 domain-containing protein — MAQVPQRFFDALAVRTWCGLSLRALGRAREEIDAINVYPVADGDTGTNLYLTVESAAAAVEAVFAAHETGAAGSDGPSLTDAVGAMAHGALIGARGNSGTILAQLLRGLAQVLTERGETAHTDGPGLRLALRHAAASAREAVAHPVEGTVLTVASAAADAADGVRGDCAQVARAAYEGALAALAATPGQLPVLERAGVVDAGGRGLVAVLAALVETFTGRAPEPVAVPHARPDGGGADLAGERTAGERTAGERAAGECVPGEGTGVAHGPAFEVIYLLEAEDTAVARLRRRLDALGDSLVVVGGDGLWNVHVHVDDAGAAVEAGVEAGRPHRIRITHFGQGDVHTTGAERPPRERTRRAVVAVVPGEGLAALYGEAGATTLLARPGEPPASGELVQAVRRAHAREVVLLPNDAELRHTAAAAAEQARAEGVRVALIPTRSAVQGIAALAVHESERRFDEDVVAMTSAAGATRHAEVTVAERRSWTTAGICQAGDVLGLIDGDVAVIGADVSEVAATVLDRMLSAGGELVTLVVGDGAPPSVADRLEARVREAYLAVDTVVHRGGRQGALLLVGVE; from the coding sequence GTGGCGCAGGTACCGCAGAGGTTCTTCGACGCTCTGGCGGTGCGTACCTGGTGCGGTCTGTCGCTGCGCGCGCTGGGACGGGCGCGCGAGGAGATCGACGCGATCAACGTGTATCCCGTCGCCGACGGGGACACCGGCACGAACCTCTACCTGACGGTCGAGTCGGCCGCGGCCGCCGTGGAAGCCGTGTTCGCGGCCCACGAGACGGGCGCGGCCGGGAGCGACGGCCCCTCGCTGACGGACGCCGTGGGCGCGATGGCACACGGAGCCCTGATCGGCGCCCGCGGCAACTCCGGGACGATCCTGGCGCAACTGCTGCGCGGTCTGGCCCAGGTGCTCACCGAGCGGGGTGAGACCGCTCACACTGACGGCCCCGGCCTCCGGCTCGCCCTGCGGCACGCGGCCGCCTCCGCCCGCGAGGCCGTGGCCCACCCGGTCGAGGGCACCGTCCTCACCGTCGCCTCGGCCGCCGCCGACGCCGCCGACGGGGTGCGGGGCGACTGCGCCCAGGTGGCCCGCGCGGCCTACGAGGGCGCCCTCGCGGCGCTCGCCGCCACCCCGGGGCAGCTGCCCGTCCTGGAGCGCGCCGGAGTGGTCGACGCGGGCGGCCGCGGCCTGGTGGCCGTCCTCGCGGCCCTGGTGGAGACGTTCACGGGGCGGGCGCCGGAGCCGGTCGCCGTGCCGCACGCGCGCCCGGACGGCGGCGGTGCGGACCTCGCGGGCGAGCGCACGGCCGGCGAGCGCACGGCCGGGGAGCGCGCGGCGGGGGAGTGCGTCCCGGGGGAGGGCACGGGCGTCGCGCACGGCCCTGCCTTCGAGGTGATCTACCTCCTGGAGGCGGAGGACACGGCCGTGGCCCGGCTGCGGAGGCGGCTCGACGCCCTCGGGGACTCGCTCGTCGTGGTCGGCGGCGACGGCCTGTGGAACGTCCACGTGCACGTCGACGACGCGGGCGCCGCCGTGGAGGCGGGCGTCGAGGCCGGGCGGCCGCACCGGATCCGCATCACCCACTTCGGACAGGGCGACGTGCACACCACCGGGGCCGAACGCCCGCCCCGGGAGCGGACCCGGCGCGCGGTGGTGGCCGTCGTACCGGGGGAGGGGCTGGCCGCGCTGTACGGCGAGGCCGGCGCGACCACACTGCTCGCGCGCCCCGGGGAGCCGCCCGCCAGCGGTGAACTGGTCCAGGCCGTGCGGCGGGCCCACGCGCGCGAGGTGGTGCTGCTGCCCAACGACGCCGAGCTGCGCCACACCGCCGCCGCGGCGGCCGAGCAGGCCCGCGCCGAGGGCGTCCGGGTCGCCCTCATCCCGACCCGCTCCGCGGTCCAGGGCATCGCCGCCCTCGCCGTGCACGAGTCCGAGCGGCGCTTCGACGAGGACGTGGTCGCCATGACCTCGGCGGCGGGAGCCACCCGCCACGCCGAGGTCACCGTCGCCGAACGCCGGTCCTGGACCACGGCGGGCATCTGCCAGGCCGGTGACGTGCTCGGCCTCATCGACGGCGACGTGGCGGTGATCGGCGCGGACGTCTCGGAGGTCGCCGCGACCGTCCTGGACCGCATGCTGTCGGCGGGCGGCGAACTGGTCACCCTCGTCGTCGGCGACGGGGCGCCCCCGAGCGTCGCCGACCGCCTGGAGGCCCGCGTCCGGGAGGCGTACCTCGCCGTCGACACGGTCGTCCACCGGGGCGGCCGGCAGGGCGCGCTGCTGCTGGTCGGCGTGGAGTAG